A stretch of Rhododendron vialii isolate Sample 1 chromosome 4a, ASM3025357v1 DNA encodes these proteins:
- the LOC131324067 gene encoding jacalin-related lectin 3-like, whose protein sequence is MIKIGPAGSTYNGKPWDDGSRDKIAQIFVSHGQHINSLQFLYVENGTSVLSEKHGGDSGPKFNVLSVTLVYRLPEEPLFQLPGPDSTKQVKLNYPSEYLTDDSVFEYQLGEERAFRGFHGLAGENLNAIGVYLKPITILSDVELFPADSIFDVDFYNGYIGLSHVVALHHERLHKLKLAR, encoded by the exons ATGATCAAAATTGGTCCGGCGGGTAGCACTTATAATGGAAAGCCTTGGGATGATGGGAGCCGGGACAAAATTGCGCAGATTTTCGTTTCGCACGGACAACACATAAATTCTCTCCAATTCctttatgttgaaaatggaacCTCGGTTTTGTCAGAGAAACATGGTGGTGATAGTGGTCCCAAGTTTAATGTGCTAAGTGTAACACTAGTGTATAGGCTGCCTGAAGAGCCTTTGTTCCAATTGCCTGG tCCTGATTCTACAAAGCAGGTTAAGCTCAATTATCCATCAGAGTATCTTACAG ATGACAGCGTTTTCGAATATCAACTGGGGGAAGAACGTGCATTCAGAGGATTTCATGGCCTTGCAGGAGAAAACCTTAATGCTATTGGGGTCTATCTGAAGCCAATAACAATTCTAAGTGATGTTGag TTATTTCCAGCAGATAGTATTTTCGATGTCGATTTCTACAATGGCTATATTGGATTGTCTCATGTTGTGGCATTGCACCATGAAAGGCTACATAAGCTGAAACTGGCAAGATAA
- the LOC131324638 gene encoding inactive protein RESTRICTED TEV MOVEMENT 1-like yields the protein MIRIGPAGVTDGRGIGPWDDGGKEKLVQIFVAHGDSIDSLQYLYVDQNGNLVLSASHGCTFGTSKFDLVKLDYPSEFITGISGCYGSIGSNTNKKILSITFTTNNRTYGPFGGRGGENDSAFRYQLGLDRSFGGFHGYSGNYLSAIGLYVKPLTTLSNDQEKLKNEKV from the exons ATGATCAGAATTGGTCCAGCTGGGGTCACTGACGGCCGTGGGATCGGGCCTTGGGATGATGGGGGCAAGGAGAAACTTGTCCAGATCTTCGTCGCACATGGAGACTCTATTGATTCTCTCCAATACCTATATGTTGATCAAAATGGAAACTTGGTTTTGTCAGCTTCACATGGTTGTACTTTCGGAACTTCCaagtttgatttg GTTAAGCTTGATTATCCATCAGAGTTTATTACCGGTATAAGTGGTTGCTATGGCAGTATCGGCTCCAATACCAATAAGAAAATTTTGTCAATAACATTTACCACCAACAACAGAACATACGGACCATTCGGGGGCCGTGGTGGTGAAAACGACTCTGCTTTCCGATATCAACTGGGACTAGACCGTTCGTTTGGGGGATTTCATGGATATTCAGGCAATTACCTTAGCGCTATTGGGCTCTATGTGAAGCCATTGACAACTCTAAGCAATGATCAGGAGAAACTGAAAAACGAAAAAGTCTAG